One genomic segment of Sminthopsis crassicaudata isolate SCR6 chromosome 2, ASM4859323v1, whole genome shotgun sequence includes these proteins:
- the KIF7 gene encoding kinesin-like protein KIF7, protein MGLEAPVPPKAEETPVRVALRVRPLLPKELLHGHQSCLQVEPEECRIILGRNRSFDFDVVFAEMSGQEIVYQTCVQPLLEAFFEGFNVTVFAYGQTGSGKTYTIGEASIASLHEDEQGIIPRAMAEAFKLIDENDLLDYTVRVSYLEVYKEEFRDLLEVGTASRDIQLREDDKGNVVLCGVKEVEVEGLDEVLSLLEVGNAARHTGATHINRLSSRSHTIFTVTMEQRRGAGRLPRLPSVGPVSSQLLSSKFHFVDLAGSERVLKTGSTGERLKESIQINSSLLALGNVISALGDPHRKGSHIPYRDSKITRILKDSLGGNAKTVMIACISPSSSDFDETLNTLNYASRAQNIRNCARVNCRREPEHVEELQLQIRSLQRALEQRHRSETRIIHRPEPLQRQNRAPELPARLVAECARYRACTDAAYHLLLELRGEAGLPEEMTQKVREWLCAVEGERSALSSASGPDSGIESASANDHCPRALAAKSSKAQGHEEGWEQQLLSLQSQVARLEEENKDFLAALEDAMEQYKLQSDRLREQQDEIVQLQLRLEMTRPSWAPTELLQDFPLRDQPLRPHTAPLEAARSHALGMSPTPLCLKNENGKGNAPKGELINRKENSDEGLEQARPEGHSSSSSEEEEEEEPKRSLHLRRNGIGSWSKKEAAVQWHGEAHGENKVLELHLEELETAAHMARGGRKEPAGCGQGPSVKASEWRLAQAQQKIRELAINIRMKEELIAELIRTGKAAQAMNRQHCQRIGELEREADRVRAELNEGQRQLRELEGKESQDPGEKSRLQEFRKRVAAAQSQVQVLREKKQATERLVSLSAQSEKRVQELERNVQLMRQQQGQLQKRLREETEQKRRLETEMHKRQHRVKELELKHEQQQKILKIKTEEIAAFQRKRRSGSNGSVVSLEQQQKIEEQKKWLDLEMEKVLEQRRALEELGEELRKRETILAKKEALMLEKTGLESKRLRSSQALNEDIVRVSSRLEHLEKELSEKSGQLRQGSAHSQQQIRVEIDNLRQEKDLLLKQRLEIDSKLRQGTLLSPEEERTLFQLDEAIEALDAAIEYKNEAITCRQRVLRASATMLSQCEMNLMAKLSYLSSSETRALLCKYFDKVVTLREEQHQQQIAFSELEMQLEEQQRLVYWLEVAVERQRLEMDRQLTLQQKEHEQNIQLLLQQSREHLGEGLAGSKRQYENRIQALEKELGRYMWTNQELKQRLNNLNSIGQSKGGEKRTVCIENRPFFAAGLEEETGITSEQLWQASLGEGIPKVREDFRDLVHAPLPLTWKRSSQSSDEQGCLEELRQREVAEPLLGRMLPIGEPLLPRSLGPLPKSRRELRRVSQGMIDVRKNPI, encoded by the exons ATGGGATTGGAAGCCCCAGTTCCACCCAAGGCAGAGGAGACTCCTGTGAGAGTGGCCTTGCGTGTTAGGCCCCTTTTGCCCAAAGAGCTACTACATGGACATCAGAGCTGCCTGCAGGTGGAACCAGAAGAATGTCGGATCATCCTAGGCAGAAACCGGTCCTTTGATTTTGATGTGGTGTTTGCAGAAATGTCGGGTCAGGAAATAGTGTACCAGACCTGCGTACAGCCCCTACTAGAGGCTTTCTTCGAGGGTTTCAATGTAACTGTATTTGCCTATGGTCAGACTGGCTCAGGGAAGACTTATACCATAGGGGAGGCTAGTATTG CTTCCCTCCATGAGGATGAACAGGGCATCATTCCACGGGCCATGGCGGAAGCCTTCAAACTCATTGACGAGAATGACTTGCTGGACTATACTGTGCGTGTATCCTACTTGGAGGTGTACAAGGAAGAGTTCCGAGACCTGCTGGAGGTGGGAACAGCCAGCAGAGACATCCAGCTTCGGGAGGATGACAAAGGAAATGTGG TACTGTGTGGTGTCAAGGAGGTGGAAGTAGAGGGTCTGGATGAAGTGCTGAGCCTCTTAGAAGTGGGCAATGCAGCTCGACACACAGGGGCCACACACATCAACCGACTGTCCAGCCGTTCCCATACCATCTTCACAGTGACCATGGAGCAGCGCCGAGGGGCCGGCCGCCTGCCACGCCTTCCCTCCGTGGGGCCCGTCTCCAGCCAGCTTCTCTCCTCCAAGTTCCACTTTGTGGACCTAGCAGGTTCTGAAAGGGTACTGAAAACAGGCAGTACTGGTGAGAGATTGAAGGAGAGTATTCAGATCAATAGCAGCCTGCTGGCCCTGGGCAATGTCATCAGTGCCCTGGGGGACCCTCATCGAAAGGGCAGCCATATCCCTTATCGGGACTCCAAGATCACCAG GATCTTGAAAGACTCTTTGGGAGGAAATGCTAAGACGGTGATGATTGCCTGTATCAGCCCTTCTTCTTCAGATTTTGACGAGACCCTCAATACCCTCAACTATGCCAGCCGGGCCCAGAACATCCGCAACTGTGCTAGGGTCAACTGCCGGCGGGAGCCAGAACATGTGGAGGAGCTGCAGCTGCAGATCCGAAGTCTCCAGCGGGCCTTGGAGCAGCGGCACCGCTCCGAAACACGCATCATCCACAGGCCGGAGCCTCTACAGCGACAGAACCGTGCTCCGGAGCTTCCTGCCCGCCTGGTGGCCGAGTGTGCCCGCTACCGCGCTTGCACCGATGCAGCCTACCACCTCTTGCTGGAGCTGCGGGGAGAAGCAGGCTTGCCTGAAGAGATGACCCAGAAAGTCCGAGAATGGCTTTGTGCCGTGGAGGGTGAACGCAGTGCCCTGAGCTCTGCCTCGGGCCCTGACAGTGGCATTGAGAGCGCCTCCGCCAATGATCACTGCCCCCGGGCACTTGCAGCAAAGTCATCCAAGGCTCAG GGACATGAAGAAGGTTGGGAACAACAACTGCTCAGCCTACAGAGCCAAGTAGCCCGCCTGGAGGAGGAGAACAAAGATTTCCTGGCTGCTTTGGAAGATGCCATGGAACAGTACAAGCTACAG AGTGACCGACTTCGAGAACAGCAAGATGAGATTGTGCAGCTGCAGTTGCGACTAGAAATGACTAGACCCAGCTGGGCACCCACAGAACTACTGCAGGACTTTCCTTTGAGGGACCAACCCCTTCGTCCTCACACAGCCCCTCTGGAAGCAGCTCGCTCTCATGCTCTCGGCATGTCCCCAACTCCTTTATGtcttaaaaatgagaatggaaaagGAAACGCCCCCAAAGGAGAG CTGATTAACAGAAAGGAAAACAGTGACGAGGGACTAGAACAAGCAAGACCTGAAGGTCATTCCTCTTCATCctcagaggaagaagaagaggaagaacccAAACGGTCCTTGCATCTTCGAAG AAATGGTATTGGGAGTTGGAGCAAGAAGGAAGCTGCTGTCCAATGGCATGGAGAAGCTCATGGAGAGAATAAAGTCTTGGAACTTCACCTAGAGGAGCTGGAGACTGCTGCTCACATGGCCAGAG GCGGGAGAAAGGAACCTGCTGGCTGTGGGCAAGGCCCCTCTGTGAAGGCCTCGGAGTGGCGTCTAGCACAGGCCCAACAAAAGATCCGGGAGCTGGCCATTAACATCCGCATGAAGGAAGAACTGATTGCAGAGCTGATCCGAACAG GGAAGGCAGCCCAGGCCATGAATCGGCAGCACTGCCAGCGGATTGGGGAGCTGGAGCGAGAAGCTGACCGGGTACGAGCAGAGCTGAATGAGGGCCAAAGGCAGCTTCGGGAGCTGGAGGGAAAGGAATCCCAGGACCCTGGGGAGAAATCTCGGCTACAGGAATTCCGCAAGAGGGTGGCTGCTGCCCAAAGCCAAGTACAG GTGCTGAGGGAGAAAAAGCAGGCCACGGAGCGCCTCGTGTCACTGTCAGCTCAGAGCGAGAAGCGAGTGCAGGAACTGGAGAGGAACGTGCAACTCATGCGCCAGCAGCAAGGGCAGCTGCAGAAGCGGCTTCGGGAGGAGACAGAGCAGAAGAGGCGGCTGGAGACAGAGATGCATAAGAGGCAACACCGGGTCAAG GAGTTGGAGCTCAAGCATGAACAGCAGCAAAAGATACTGAAGATCAAGACCGAAGAGATTGCAGCCTTCCAGAGGAAGAGGCGGAGTGGCAGCAACGGCTCCGTGGTCAGTCTGGAGCAGCAGCAG AAGATTGAGGAACAAAAAAAATGGCTGGACCTGGAAATGGAGAAGGTCCTGGAGCAGAGGAGGGCTCTGGAAGAGCTGGGGGAGGAATTGCGCAAGCGGGAGACTATTCTGGCTAAGAAGGAAGCTCTGATGCTGGAGAAAACTGGACTGGAGAGCAAGAGACTTCGGTCTAGTCAG GCACTCAATGAGGACATTGTGCGAGTATCAAGTCGGTTAGAGCATTTGGAAAAAGAACTGTCTGAAAAAAGTGGGCAGCTCCGGCAAGGCAGTGCTCACAGCCAGCAACAAATACGTGTAGAGATTGACAACCTGCGACAAGAAAAGGACCTGCTTCTTAAACAGCGATTAGAGATTGatagtaaactgaggcagggtaCCCTGCTATCCCCAGAG GAGGAAAGGACTCTATTCCAGTTGGATGAGGCTATTGAAGCTCTGGATGCAGCCATTGAATATAAGAATGAGGCCATCACATGTCGTCAACGGGTACTACGAGCCTCAGCCACTATGTTGTCTCAATGTGAGATGAACCTCATGGCCAAACTTAGCTACCTTTCTTCCTCAGAAACCCGGGCTTTGCTGTGCAAGTATTTTGATAAG GTGGTAACCCTTCGGGAAGAACAGCACCAGCAGCAAATAGCCTTCTCAGAACTTGAAATGCAATTAGAGGAACAGCAGAGATTAGTGTACTGGCTGGAAGTAGCGGTGGAACGACAACGACTAGAGATGGACCGCCAGCTGACCCTGCAGCAGAAAGAGCATGAGCAAAATATCCAACTTTTGCTCCAGCAGAGCCGAG AGCACCTGGGTGAAGGACTTGCAGGCAGTAAGAGGCAATATGAAAATAGGATCCAAGCTCTGGAGAAAGAACTAGGCCGGTACATGTGGACAAATCAGGAATTGAAGCAGAGGCTTAATAACTTGAATTCCATAGGACAGAGCAAAG GAGGGGAGAAGCGGACTGTGTGCATTGAGAACAGACCATTCTTTGCAGCTGGACTGGAAGAAGAGACTGGCATTACTTCTGAACAGCTCTGGCAGGCATCACTTGGGGAGGGAATTCCAAAGGTCAGGGAAGACTTTCGAGACTTAGTGCACGCACCATTACCCTTGACATGGAAACGCTCATCCCAGTCTAGTGATGAGCAGGGCTGTCTAGAGGAGCTCAGGCAGCGAGAAGTAGCTGAGCCTCTACTTGGAAGGATGCTGCCTATAGGTGAACCACTTCTGCCTCGGAGCCTGGGCCCTTTGCCCAAGTCAAGACGAGAGTTACGAAGAGTCAGTCAAGGAATGATTGATGTTAGGAAAAACCCAATATAG
- the LOC141553720 gene encoding ras-related and estrogen-regulated growth inhibitor-like protein, with protein sequence MVLRFPLRRSASFTLECRTLFEIPDPTILTMEANVLVMGAENVGKSALTVRFLTRRFIGEYGDLESIYSRSLDVEGRKILFHIWDFPSSHGQADQHATEEKRIQWADGFILVYSICDRASFHILPTKVQFIKVAKEGQSPEKVPIVIVGNKRDLGHHRAVSIEEGRLLALTLNCDFYEVSAAEASHGALMVFQGLAQHFWQARLPARRGIGIRGIVKSMSAVFARKRTDSF encoded by the exons ATGGTCCTCCGGTTCCCCTTGCGCCGAAGTGCCAGCTTTACCCTGGAGTGCAGGACCTTGTTTGAGATACCTGACCCCACCATTCTTACCATGGAAGCCAATGTGTTGGTGATGGGAGCAGAAAACGTTGGGAAGTCAG CCCTGACTGTGCGTTTCCTGACCCGACGATTCATTGGAGAATATGGGGATCTGG AATCAATCTACAGCCGAAGCTTGGATGTGGAGGGCAGGAAAATTCTCTTCCACATCTGGGACTTCCCTAGCTCCCAT gGTCAGGCCGACCAGCATGCCACAGAAGAGAAGAGGATCCAATGGGCGGATGGCTTCATCTTGGTCTACAGCATCTGTGATAGGGCTAGTTTCCACATCCTTCCTACCAAAGTGCAGTTCATTAAGGTGGCCAAGGAGGGCCAGAGCCCTGAGAAGGTGCCTATTGTCATTGTGGGCAATAAGCGGGACCTGGGCCACCACCGGGCAGTTTCCATTGAGGAAGGGCGGCTTCTGGCTCTCACGCTGAACTGTGACTTCTATGAGGTGTCTGCAGCCGAGGCCTCCCACGGAGCCCTGATGGTGTTCCAGGGGCTAGCCCAGCACTTTTGGCAGGCTCGACTCCCAGCCCGAAGAGGTATTGGGATCCGAGGCATTGTTAAAAGTATGTCAGCAGTGTTTGCCAGAAAGAGAACAGATTCCTTCTAA